The following is a genomic window from Gigantopelta aegis isolate Gae_Host chromosome 5, Gae_host_genome, whole genome shotgun sequence.
attcaatgtgtttctggttgtcttaatatttgtaagaagctcaaactggattttgtcttcaaataattttgtacgtacgaaaaaatatattttaagaaataaaatgaaatttagcctagtacaaatattagaactatcagaaacacgtttaatatacagccactaatattctaaacaagaaaatatatttgatatgtaattacgattgtaaaaaagtctctgtaagtccataacatcttaaaaattgcagcaaactcaggaatgtccctttaatatttgacatccagtacctggtgattaattaatcaatgtgctgtagtggtgtatGGAGTATGGAAACGTATAttttaaaagatcacttgctataTAATTAATTCTCTctaaaaactgtcaaaattatttaacatCCAGCagctttaaagtttgttattaTGTTAAGTAGGAGTGTGTACGGACACATAGGCATCGACAGATGCCAGTAACAGAGGGGGacggggatgggggggggggtattcccccccccccccgtttttcCTGTTACTGTGCAGTCTGAAATTTGAACAcctgaaattaaaattattctCAGTGGGGTGGAGTGAGTGGAGGTGGGGGCAGGCATTTCCCCGTTCTACCTCTAACAGGCCGGGTCCTTAACAATGAAACCCCACATTTAAATCGCATTGAaggtgctcccccccccccccccccgttcaaATTCACTCCGCGCCTTCTGAATAACAGAGTTGAGGTTGGAGGGTCTGTTAATGAGttatactttaatttaatttgccTTTCAGTCAGggataaataaaagatcctttgctgctaatcggaagagtagcccatgtagtggcgacagcgggtttcctcttagaatctgtgtggtccttaaccatatgtctgacgccatataaccgtaaataaaatgtgttgagtgcgtcgttaaataacacatttctttctttctcttcaaACAAAACCCTTTTAACGTTTCCCCGTTCTACCTCTTAACCGGTCCGGGCCCTTAACAGTGACACCCCACTTTTAAATCACATTgaaggtcccccccccccccacacacacacacacacacttcaaatgCACTCCATGGCTCCTGAGCAGCAGAGTTGAGGTTGGAGGGTCTGTTAACGAGTTGTACTTGAATTTAATTTGCCTTTCAGTCAAGGAAGGGTTTATGTATAGGCCTAATCTTCAGCATTGGGTGCCATTTCCTATGCCTCTTGTCATCATctttatgattattatgattattataataattgatgtatttattttatatatgcagaTACAAAATGGCGGGTCAGCGCTGGGTCCTACCAAGAACGTTAGCCGACCGTATAGCTCTGAGCGTGTTTACTCTAGGCGGAATATTTCTACTGTGGTATGAGATCTTCCACGTCCTGCCTACGTACTACACAGACTGGGTCAACACAACGTATACTCATCTCTTCTTCGCCGTCTTTTTTGCCGTCAACATCTACGGCAACATGTTCATGCTCGCCACCACTGACACGACCGGAAGTGACGTGGTTTTCCCATCGGGTCCCGCGCCCAGTGGCTGGAGGTACTGCGACAGGTGCGACAGAAACGTCCCGCCGCGATCTCACCACTGCAAAATCTGCGACGTCTGCATCCTGAAGCGAGATCACCATTGTTGGTTTGCCGGCTACTGCATCGGCCACCACAACCAGCGCTACTACATCGTCATGGTGGTGTACATGGTCATGGCTGGACTGTACTGCAACGTCTTCAACGCTCAGTTCGTCACCAACGTCAAATTCCAAGATGGCGTTCGTGTCTTTTCCGTCCTCTCGTTCATAGCGCCGCACGCGACCTTCATATTCCGCTACGAAGACCTCTACACGAGTTTCGTCACTTCCTTGACGACCATCGGCTTCCTCCTCACGTGCATATTCCTCTGGCTGCTGTACGCCCAGTTGTCTCAGCTCGTGCACGGGCAGACGCAGTTcgaaaagaagaaaggaatgttgacGTACGACATGGGACTGTACAATAACGTTGTGGACGTGTTTGGGAAGAATTGGTATTTCGTCTGGCTGTTTCCATTCGTGCCTTCACGATTACCAGGCGATGGAGTAACGTTTAGATCACGCGAGACTAAGGCCATGTGATAATTTCTGTACCCCACCCGCGAAACATTTACATCTCCGATGTCGTATTCCGACCATGTTAAAGGTTGTGAAAGTTGAGACAGCCCGTGATCGTAACCACTCGACCAACAAGGCCACAAATGCTTATctcaaattaatttagttatgaatattattattatttttttttattattattattattattattttttcttaaacTGTAACGTAAATTCTCGTTATTTCGCGCTAAAatataactcttttttttttgccttgccttgccttgccttgccttgccttggcAGCTCAGTGTGGATAGTAAAAACTGTCTCCTTAATCCCCCAGTAAGATCAAAACCTCCACAACCGTCGTCCGGCTGAAAGATGACCTTTGACATTCAAATACTGCCTACAACCTCAGCTATGCGCACGGAATCGTGAAATTTGTAATTTGCGGTAATGGCAGACCATTCTTTTAAACTGATATTATGTGACTTACAAAAATGGAACGTTGATAAATTTGACTCATCTAAAGGTGTTAGCTGCACAATGTTCAAGCATGgatttaaattgaaatattatCGGTGAGATTGTCAACAAAAGATTCCAGAATATCATGCAAATTTAGAACTGAAAATATCAAACTTCCTATAGAAACTggtagatggtttaatattgagaaagaaaatgtaataatatatgtcaCTCGTGCAATACTATTGTTGATGATGAGTgccattacatttttaattgtcTATTTTATCTACTGAGAGAaatgagtgtgtgtatatatatatatatatatatatatatatatatatatatgtatatatatacagtaaactcTCTATATGTCAAACTCCGTTTTCTCAAACGTCACGCTATCTCAAAGCAAGAAGTGGGTCCGAACcgtttctctatataaacatgtaagagtttgtatgtttatctcaaactttgacataaatatacacatacGTCAAATGACTTATGTGGTCCCATATgacatatttactatatatttggtatattttTGTCGaagttgaaaacatattttccataaattaaaataataattatttaataaaattatttcgatAAATGCTGGGGCCtccttttaatttattatgtttgtgttCGATCATTAGAGGCCAGTGGATTAACTTGTTGTTATTGCCAAGTATGCctaattagtatttatttaatccGGTCGCTTGAAAGTGATGGCCTATGAAACCGCGGCAGTTATCAAAAGCGGGTAACAATGAAAGTGGGATTGGGTATGTAAACGGTATTGGATTAGGTGTTCTTACTATGAGTGGttttaacttgttattttaagtccaaattttaaaataaaaatataagagTGTACAATATGCAATATGTCGGAGAATGAACGCTGCGAGCAATCCAGTGAAGGAGAATTTTACGTTTATGAGAACTTAGATGTTTAGTTATCTCAAATGTAACGATATCTCAAACTAACCGGCTGGCACCAGcaaatttgacatatagagagtttactatatatatatatatatatatatatatatatatatatatatatatatatatatatatgcatatgtatgtatatgtttgtatgtatatgtatatgtatatgtatatgtgtatgtatgtatatatatatacacacacacacagtgaaacccctctaaaccggacatccatgggaccaagtaaaatgtccggttttcagaggtgttcggttttcaggggtctgcATTTACGTAACTACCTTCCCTTCCCCATTAAATAGTTCAGCGTATCGTTTATTTCTGCTAATGATCTTTGCAAACTCTGCTTTATAAACCTCTCGCTTCTTGATAATGTCTCCAAATGCTGAATTTCCGATACTAAACTTTTCACCCAAAATCTTAACGTTGGTTTAGGTTTACTTtcgaaacttttaattatttgaagTTTATAATGGTGTGATAGTTCAACACGGCGACATTTAGCTGGTCGTTTTGTCATGTTGAAActcaatatgaaaataaaatgttactaacATCTGTTCGACCATGCAAAGCCAATGTTACTTTTGTTTACtctttattttgctaaataaatgtttttaaaagagcAACAAATTCACACgataggaaagaaagaaagaaagaagtgttttatttaacgacgcactcaacacattttatttacggttatatggcgtcagacatatggttcaggaccacacagattttgagaggaaacccgctgtcgccactacatgggctactcttccgataggcagcaagggatcttttatttgcgcttcccacaggcaggatagcacaaaccatggcctttgttgaaccagttatggatcactggtcggtgcaagtggtttacacctacccattgagccttgcggagcactcactcagggtttggagtcggtatctggattaaaaatcccatgcctcgactgggatccgaacccagtacctaccagcctgtagaccgatggcctgccacgacgccaccgaggccggtcatacgATAGGAAGACAGTGGATTtaattcattgttatttttgtcgATCTTTGAAGCAAATCATGTTACACGTTTGTGAAGGAATGTAAATCACCTTCGTGACTTAAAACATCTAACCCAAACCCGAACTCGGATTATCGTAACCAACACAATGCTTGTGTAAATTAAATATCTACGCTGGCGATGAGTCTTTTGTTAAGTGTTTATTGACATGTTGCCAACCTTGCCTACTTAGTGGCGTGTAACGGTGACTGCATTGATAACAGCGAACCCGAGCAGGTGCacattaaaggtagagtaaactaaaagaagagatttatgtgttggaaagatgcatacccggaccaccaacacatactgagactttaacaaataaaaaacgcgtaattttagagttaataaaaaagcACGATTATTcctgccattttgtttcgtttttgtgacgtcaggtggtatagcttggggcgaagtgacgtcagctccgtccatctgctctatgcacagtgtaaacaaacgctctaatttacgacaaggcgcttctgtttcatcaacctgacttgtaaaacaacataaatgacttgatagtacaataaactatttaactaaatatatttcaattcgCATCAACAGAACGAAATGAAGTTACcagtatttttcatttttttaaaaaccaaataaaaaatgcatattattaggcctattggtatgctacgttcgagcaaaaacgaccactcacgatacccaagtgataattttcttttcttattacagaatattgcgatgcatccgcaaaaatcaggtatgttttgtttcttgagttcgaagactaattcttGACGTGACTCGTTagttattacgtaaccaccagctcgccagagggcgtattcactgggatgatacaaaattgctgcgcccgttatatataatagccgtcacatttaaccgttttattaattaactatacgattatacttgttgatattaagcaataatgtgcattatatattgttgaatatgcataccaggccaaatgccttgattgtcccttcctttaagtgtTTGCAGACCGGTAATCCGGCTGGAGTGACATTGGGGGCAATTAGTGGCGCCACATTGACTGGTAGCAGTTTGGTCATTCGGTTTTCATGGGAACGATTTACACTAAATTGACACATTGGGACCGAATTGTTATTCCGGTGTTCAGgttagaggggtttccggtttagaggggtacaATTTAGTGCTAAAAGCGGCGTAAATCACGGGACCGTGGAAAACGTCCcgttttgaggggattccggtgttgaggggtttcactgtatatatatatatatatatatatatatataattcatatataattCATATATACCTAGTTACTACACAAATAGAGCAAGTGTAATTacttttgtgtaaactatgcacatttttacaaattattattgagacggttgttttttggggttaatagtaattaaaaccccccaaacaatgttaaattaattatgtttatattttcttcAAACTTGATTTAATTTAAATGGACAAAAGTACCCCCTCCCCagaatttacatatataaatacgtTTCAGGCTAATCCCCCAAAATAATTGGGGGCCGTTTTGTTATGTTGGGTACATTTTATCAAACATCAGTTGGCACTACGGGACTTCTGGGAAAAATTAATTTAGAATCGCCTTAAATCGTAAAGTCTACACTAGTTTTCTTAATAGCCCAAACCCTATCATGTTCAAAACACTACCCATCGTTTAATTTTAATGGCAGGATAAtgatattaatgttaaatagacattcccgagtttgctacaatttttatgatgttatcgactaacagaaactttttaacgattgtaattacatatgaaatatatttttctgcataaattattagtgaCTGCATTCAGACCTCAcgcgaggtcaaaatcatagagcgaagtcacttctctcgcAAACTTTAGAGAGGGCGAAGTTTTGAAACACACGGAGACTtaaatttttaatccaaaaaataaaatacgcaaaaagaagttatctaaatacaggtgcaacttttacaatttgtattttatttatttatttttttgtttaccgtctgtactgcaaATTAATGGATATTAAATCATCTTTCCACATGTCGCcttctttagaaataatgaaatgtaattgaaCAGCACTAATTTTACCGTTTAGAATATATTCTCTCGTAAGTTTGTCttctcattttatttaataactacTCCAAGCAGAGTATTGTCCTAGTACATTAATCTACCACGGTCAAGGGTAGAGaacccagaggcaattaaatgCGTTCCACAGTCACAGTTTCTTAACTGATACACTGTGGAGTTGtcagactgaatgggtactagtatccgTGAAGGTGTGAAAAATGCTTATCTGCTGCACATTGTCATTGTTGTTTAAActaattttttaatacaatttttgtacAGTGGCCGATTaacattagagagagagagagagagagaggggggggggggggagagagagagacagtgagagagagagagagagacacacacagagagagagagagacagacagagagacagagacagagacagagagagagagagagagagtttttaGTGGCCGCTGGGTGTGTCGGACAGGTAGCCGCTTATTATGAgtacatataaatgaaaaatccgctaggacaggtttgcatttctttttcaaGGTATTTTCTGGTGGAGCATCACCCAAACTCTGTAAAAAAATTCACTCGCCATAGTCTAGATCCCCACCCTAGTACGATTTCCAGCACATTCGCCTGACAATACACAATAGGCCTACTATTAGTGTGAGACATGGGTGTTGTCTCAGCTAGGCCGTCTGTGAGCCTGTCGCATGCGTTTGTGGCGCCAGTCTCACTTCAAACTGACActtcacacttaattattatctatgaatagatgttcctcaagttcttcaccattcatccgtgATTGTGTACAATGCAAGTGAtgacttaaaaaaagaaagaaaaaaaggcgACACAGATTTGGCCTTACGGTGTCTGGCACGGCGAAGTCAAGCTGGTCAGAGCGAAGTTTGGGCTCGCTTTGCCCAGTCGCGTGAGCCttgctgcatattaaacgtgtttctgatcgttctaatatttgtactaggttaaatgtcattttatttcctaaaattattttttttcgtacgtacgaaattatttgaatacaaaattcagtttgggcttcttacaaatattaagacgaccagaaacacattgaacatacataatacaaacactgataatctaaaccagaaaatatatttaatacgtaagtttaatcgtagaaatattttattagtcagaaacatcttacaatgcagaaaactaaggaatgtccctttaattgaaaGCTACGATAGTGTAgaataagaaaataatataaaaattgggATTCTTTTATGGGAAGCCGCACCGGAAATTGCGGTATGGTTACTAAATGATGGCAATGTATTCCGTGTGGTCCAGTAGATCATGGGCTTTTTTGTACACAAAAATCACAGGGTACCGATTAAGACCTGACGTCAGCgtgaaaaaagaagatattttttgggggtaccctTAAAGCCAGGTCACAAATGAGTAGTACTTGGGGgccaattttacaaaacatcgtaagtttacgtctgcgactagcagttttACCGAGCATatatttacacgtgtttggcatctatttcatatttcatgcagaaaattagTGTGGGAGgtgaagcattttaaggacgataataaatgaattatgTGTATATCTAACTATAGTAATAAGAGTTGTCACTTgtgatttagtcgtagatttacggtTACGTGTAAAACttggcttacgatgttttgtgaaattggggtCAGTGTTTCtgcagagggtaaaacgggtatggtgccatacccacaTTTATtgctgatattttgttttaagttaaccttttgacaaaattaattacttttatcattactgtatgtgttttttttgtgtttttttatccctaaccctaaacccccccccccccccccccccccccccccgtcgcTCACTGTTGACTGTGGCTGCAttaaattccatagcgccatacccaattttttaCCCAAGCAGAAACACTAGTGgatccctttttttttttttttaccgttaCCACTTAGTTCCATGTTCAAGACATATTAGGGCTTCTAAAATCATAATGAAGTAGaggtgtgcgtgcgtgcgtgaggAGCCCGTGACCTCAAAGTTGACCCCGGTagttaaataacccattggtttgaagttacttgtaaTATTTAGAACTAACTTGTAATTTACTATAGTTTATTTGCTTTAAATTTGGCGGCTCATAggcataaaatatacaatgatacataaacagaaatatatacatgagaGATTGTGTGTTTGGAAGATGGGCATTCAAATGagttgaaaatatatttgatgtgtaattataatcgataaaaagtctctgttagtcgataacatcttaaaaattgcagcaaagt
Proteins encoded in this region:
- the LOC121373440 gene encoding probable palmitoyltransferase ZDHHC24, producing MAGQRWVLPRTLADRIALSVFTLGGIFLLWYEIFHVLPTYYTDWVNTTYTHLFFAVFFAVNIYGNMFMLATTDTTGSDVVFPSGPAPSGWRYCDRCDRNVPPRSHHCKICDVCILKRDHHCWFAGYCIGHHNQRYYIVMVVYMVMAGLYCNVFNAQFVTNVKFQDGVRVFSVLSFIAPHATFIFRYEDLYTSFVTSLTTIGFLLTCIFLWLLYAQLSQLVHGQTQFEKKKGMLTYDMGLYNNVVDVFGKNWYFVWLFPFVPSRLPGDGVTFRSRETKAM